The nucleotide window CCTGATGTGTCCGATTGTTTGCGCTTATTGGATGGCCAGTTGCTTTATTTCCCCAATTTTTTCGCCACCAATGCCGAGTCTATCTATCAGTTGTTGCAACAACAGTTGGCTTGGCAAGAGTGGCAAATCAAGATGTTTGGTAAGATGGTCACCATTCCTAGGTTGCAAGCTTGGTATGGTGACGCCGATGCGCGATATAAATATTCTGGGGTGATAATGCAACCGCATCCATGGCATTGGAGTTTGGTGGGAATAAAAGAACAATGCCAGCAAGTGGCAAAATGTCGCTTTAATTCGGTGTTGGCCAATTGGTATCGTCATCAGCAAGATTCGATGGGCTGGCATAGTGATAATGAAAAAGAACTGGGTGACAAACCGGTTATTGCCTCTTTGTCGTTTGGTCATCCACGTCGCTTTTGTTTACGCAACAAAAGCAGTGGTGAAAAGCTGCAAATAGCTTTAAAATCAGGAAGTCTGTTATTGATGCGCGGTAATGTGCAAAACGAATGGCAACACGCTGTGCCAAAATCAACTAAAGCCATGGCTGGGCGCATCAATTTAACGTACCGCATGATTAAACAACCCGCTGACGAATAATACGAGAGAACTATTTACATGACTGTGCAAGCCATTATCGAGAAAAAACTAAACGAATATTTTCAGCCTCACCATCTGCAAGTGATCAATGAAAGCTATATGCACAACGTCGCAGAAGGCAGCGAGTCGCATTTTAAGGTGGTTGTTGTTTCCGATAAATTTGATGGTCAGCGATTGCTTGCCCGTCACCGTCAGGTCAACAGTGTGTTAAGTGATGAATTAGAAAATGCCATTCACGCGCTGGCGATGCACACCTATACACTCGAGCAGTGGCAGCAAATGAATGCGCAAGCCGTGCCTAACTCACCTGATTGTTTGGGTGGCAGCAAACGCTAATCGTTAGCCTTGCAGTAAAAAGGAGTCCTCAGTGGCTCCTTTTTGCGTTTTTACATGCTGCTCAGGTAATTTTGATATGGTTTAATGGTTAAAATTTTGTTATCAATAGGCTTTTATAATAATAACAATATTGGTTTTGAGGCGTCATGAAGTTAGATGCAGTTCGGCGGTTTGTTTCTCTCGCCGATGTCTTCACGGAATACACTGGTAAGTTAATCGCGTGGTTAACTGTCGTGGTTGTGGTACTAACATTTGCGATTGTGTTGTTGCGCTATGGTTTCAATCTTGGCTGGATAGCCATGCAAGAAATGGTGCTCTACGCCCATGGTGCGGTATTTATGCTCGGCGCCGCGTTTACCCTAAAACATGATGCCCATGTGCGGGTCGATATTTTCTATCAACAATTCTCTATTAAACAAAAAGCCTGGGTAAATTTACTCGGTACGGTATTTTTGTTGTTACCGGTTTGCCTGTTTGTATTCTACGTTAGTATCGATTACGTCTTGTTGTCTTGGCAGCTATTAGAGAGCTCGAAAGAGCCAGGTGGTTTGCCGGCGGTGTATCTCAATAAAACCCTTATTTGGTTATTAGTGCTCACCTTGACGCTGCAAGGATTGGCCGAAATAGGTCGAAATTGGTTGATTATATGCGACCAAAACGCAAATGGTGCAGATCATCAGGGTGATGCTGACCGCCACAATAACAGCGCAGCCAACAAGGAGCTATTGTAATGGAATATCTCGCCTTGTTGATGTTTGTTTGCGTCTGTTTGGTGTTGCTGCTGGGCTACCCAGTGGCGTTTTCTTTGGCCGGTACGGCGTTGATCTTTGCTGCTGTTGCCAGCGTGTTTGGTGCTTTTGATGGCTCATTTTTATCGGCATTGCCATCGCGCTATTATGGTATTTTAAACAATCAAACCTTATTGGCTGTGCCTTTGTTTGTGTTTATGGGCACCGTCTTAGAACGGGCTAGAATTGCCGAAGAGCTACTGACCTCAATGTCACAGTTATTTGGTCGCTTTCGTGGTGGCTTAGCCATATCGGTTACCTTAGTGGGGATGTTGTTAGCCGCCAGTACCGGCATTGTTGGCGCGACGGTGGTCACCATGGGGCTTTTGTCATTGCCGACCATGATCAAACGTGGTTACGATCAACGATTTTCAACTGGCATTATTTGTGCGACTGGCACGTTAGGGCAAATCATCCCACCTTCCATTGCCTTAATATTGTTAGGCGACGTATTATCGAATTCGTATCAACTGGCTCAGCTAAAGCAAGGTAACTTCAACCCTGACACCATCAGTGTTGGCGATTTGTTTGCCGGCGCGGTCATCCCAGGTTTGATTTTAGTGGCGATGTATATTGTTTATTCTATTGCCGTTACGCTATTACGTCCTGGCAACATAACCGTGAGTAATGAGCAGGAAAAGCTTCAGATTGGCCGCTTATTGCGCGCCTTGTTACCACCACTTATTCTTATTGTCTTGGTGTTAGGCTCTATCTTAGGTGGTTATGCAACACCAACTGAAGCCGCTGGCGTTGGCGCATTTGGCTCGTTGATTTTAGCGGCCCTCAATGGCGCATTGACTCTGACGAATTTAAAGGCGGTTATGACATCGACTTTAAAAATAACTTCCATGGTATTC belongs to Thalassotalea sp. HSM 43 and includes:
- a CDS encoding TRAP transporter large permease, encoding MEYLALLMFVCVCLVLLLGYPVAFSLAGTALIFAAVASVFGAFDGSFLSALPSRYYGILNNQTLLAVPLFVFMGTVLERARIAEELLTSMSQLFGRFRGGLAISVTLVGMLLAASTGIVGATVVTMGLLSLPTMIKRGYDQRFSTGIICATGTLGQIIPPSIALILLGDVLSNSYQLAQLKQGNFNPDTISVGDLFAGAVIPGLILVAMYIVYSIAVTLLRPGNITVSNEQEKLQIGRLLRALLPPLILIVLVLGSILGGYATPTEAAGVGAFGSLILAALNGALTLTNLKAVMTSTLKITSMVFLILIGASLFSLVFRGLGGEELIQSFFNQLPGGAVSAMLVVMVVIFLLGFILDFIEITFVVIPIVAPILLMMDINPLWLGIMIAVNLQTSFLTPPFGFALFYLRGVADKAIKTAEIYKGVIPFIVMQLLLLLALSIWPELVTWLPDKIYP
- a CDS encoding BolA family protein gives rise to the protein MTVQAIIEKKLNEYFQPHHLQVINESYMHNVAEGSESHFKVVVVSDKFDGQRLLARHRQVNSVLSDELENAIHALAMHTYTLEQWQQMNAQAVPNSPDCLGGSKR
- a CDS encoding TRAP transporter small permease subunit, producing the protein MKLDAVRRFVSLADVFTEYTGKLIAWLTVVVVVLTFAIVLLRYGFNLGWIAMQEMVLYAHGAVFMLGAAFTLKHDAHVRVDIFYQQFSIKQKAWVNLLGTVFLLLPVCLFVFYVSIDYVLLSWQLLESSKEPGGLPAVYLNKTLIWLLVLTLTLQGLAEIGRNWLIICDQNANGADHQGDADRHNNSAANKELL
- a CDS encoding alpha-ketoglutarate-dependent dioxygenase AlkB family protein yields the protein MSVLSQTYDKLTIDTPEKLNAISPDVSDCLRLLDGQLLYFPNFFATNAESIYQLLQQQLAWQEWQIKMFGKMVTIPRLQAWYGDADARYKYSGVIMQPHPWHWSLVGIKEQCQQVAKCRFNSVLANWYRHQQDSMGWHSDNEKELGDKPVIASLSFGHPRRFCLRNKSSGEKLQIALKSGSLLLMRGNVQNEWQHAVPKSTKAMAGRINLTYRMIKQPADE